CACCATATGCTAAAATCGCATGTCTGATATAATAAAAATAACAGATATTTAAAAATCATCTTGACGTCTAGCGATGATAAATTGTAGAATACAAATACACAGTGAAACATGTTTCATGGACGCACTGCTGATGATATACAGTTAAATAAACAGGTACATATATATTTTTATTATAAGGGGGATGTGAATCATGAAGAGATTTGATGTGGTTGCACTCGGAGAGCTGCTCATAGATTTTACGCAGAATGGACTCAGTGGGCAGGGCAATATGATGATGGAGGCGAATCCTGGTGGGGCGCCATGCAATGTTCTGGCGATGCTGCAAAAACTTGGAAAGAAGACTGCATTTATGGGAAAAGTTGGGGGCGACTTTCTTGGAAAGATGCTGGCTGGAGTGGTTGCTGACGCTGGAATCAATACAGACAATCTGAAGTATGACAGTGAAGTACATACCACACTTGCATTTGTGCATACATATGAGGATGGCGACAGGGATTTCTCATTTTATAGAAATCCGGGGGCAGATATCATGTTGAGCGCGGATGAGGTGGACGAGAGTATTATAAAGGATACCAGATTGTTCCATTTTGGATCGCTGTCTCTGACATATGAGGTTTCACGTGCTGCAACGCAGAAGGCTGTGGCAGCAGCGAAAGAGGCTGGATGTATCATCACATTTGATCCTAATCTTAGGGAACCGCTCTGGAAGACTCTGGATGAGGCTCATGAGCAGATAGAGTGGGGCATGAAGCAGTGCGATGTACTCAAGATATCGGACAATGAGATACAGTGGTTCACAGGCAGAGAGGATTTCGATGAGGGCATAAAGCTCCTTCAGAACACATATAATATACCTCTGATACTTCTCTCGATGGGAAGGGACGGCAGCCGTGCATATTATGGTGATGTGATGGCAGAGGCGAAACCATTCATACAGGAGAACACCATAGAGACTACAGGTGCCGGTGATACATTCTGCGCCTGTGTACTGAACTACATACTGGACAATGGACTTGATGATCTTGACGAGGATAAACTCACGGAGATGCTCACATTTGCAAATGCAGCAGCATCGAT
This sequence is a window from Coprococcus eutactus. Protein-coding genes within it:
- a CDS encoding PfkB family carbohydrate kinase; translation: MKRFDVVALGELLIDFTQNGLSGQGNMMMEANPGGAPCNVLAMLQKLGKKTAFMGKVGGDFLGKMLAGVVADAGINTDNLKYDSEVHTTLAFVHTYEDGDRDFSFYRNPGADIMLSADEVDESIIKDTRLFHFGSLSLTYEVSRAATQKAVAAAKEAGCIITFDPNLREPLWKTLDEAHEQIEWGMKQCDVLKISDNEIQWFTGREDFDEGIKLLQNTYNIPLILLSMGRDGSRAYYGDVMAEAKPFIQENTIETTGAGDTFCACVLNYILDNGLDDLDEDKLTEMLTFANAAASIITTRKGALKVMPERSEVETLIADRIVS